A single region of the Vicia villosa cultivar HV-30 ecotype Madison, WI linkage group LG4, Vvil1.0, whole genome shotgun sequence genome encodes:
- the LOC131594985 gene encoding LEAF RUST 10 DISEASE-RESISTANCE LOCUS RECEPTOR-LIKE PROTEIN KINASE-like 1.2 isoform X2 translates to MQLAFSFIIRTFVFLPLFLSVTPDEIDKSCTPFNCGNFINVTYPFWNFNTQPSYCGHPGFKLYCQNGHLTIEIKSQEFRILHLNQTSQLLRISREDFYDLDANHKRYCPKDYINVDVDSHFFNYTANNENYTALYDCGPFPSYLIPEISDVFLCLKEDITQEVYVVRNSKLADFVTMKCKNSITIPGIKYKDSNSTDAVMSFLDKGFEVKWGGVGEDKCHACISSGGICGFKNSKNTCLLHRSLSSKAAAGTWNLKKRLLVGVISMTLATLVIAIIYIYRRRHSNRDVESDAQSVILTSHPSRLESQRFARNKYFGVQYFTSDDLKQATNDFSKQIGDGAGGTVFYGELPDGRRIAVKEIHNNLGDDQFNNELDTLSYLAHPNLVSLYGCTTSQLQEPMIVYEYVSNGTVNEHLQGQRETHGNLPWSIRMNIAVETASALKYLHASNIIHRDIKTSNILLDDDLHVKLADFGISRIFPSDQSHALTEPRGTVGYVAPECVAHEDQKHCELTYKSDVFNFGVVLVELITSLPAYYDFRPVKNLHEMAITRIQNGTMHELVDSTLGYGSDPNVEKMINLVIKLAGECLHESRQARPTMNKVWLTLQEIQRVGKNEMQHDDMNLEGTNDEIQLLNQFMTT, encoded by the exons ATGCAGCTAGCTTTTTCTTTCATCATCAGGACTTTTGTCTTCCTCCCACTCTTCTTAAGTGTTACTCCAGATGAAATAGACAAATCTTGTACACCTTTTAACTGCGGTAATTTCATTAACGTAACATATCCTTTTTGGAATTTTAACACTCAGCCAAGTTATTGCGGACATCCCGGATTTAAGCTTTATTGCCAAAATGGTCACTTGACCATTGAAATTAAGTCCCAAGAATTCCGTATTCTTCATCTAAACCAAACTTCTCAACTTTTAAGGATTTCTAGAGAAGACTTTTATGATTTAGATGCTAATCATAAAAGATATTGTCCTAAGGATTATATTAATGTGGACGTGGATTCGCATTTTTTCAACTACACTGCCAATAATGAAAACTATACTGCATTATATGACTGTGGCCCTTTTCCTTCATATTTGATTCCTGAAATTTCTGATGTCTTTCTTTGCCTAAAAGAGGACATAACACAGGAAGTATATGTAGTCCGAAATTCTAAATTGGCTGATTTTGTTACTATGAAGTGTAAAAATAGTATCACAATTCCGGGAATAAAATACAAAGATTCCAATTCCACGGATGCCGTGATGAGTTTTTTAGATAAAGGGTTTGAGGTTAAGTGGGGAGGAGTGGGAGAAGATAAATGTCATGCTTGCATAAGTTCAGGTGGAATATGTGGCTTTAAAAACTCAAAAAACACATGTCTCTTACACAGATCCTTGTCATCGAAAG CTGCCGCAGGAACATGGAATTTGAAAAAGAGACTCCTTGTTG GTGTTATTTCTATGACATTGGCCACACTCGTTAttgcaatcatatatatttatAGGCGCCGACACAGTAATCGCGATGTTGAATCAGATGCACAATCTGTGATACTGACTTCTCATCCGTCGAGACTAGAAAGTCAACGATTTGCTAGAAATAAATATTTTGGTGTTCAGTACTTTACATCTGATGATCTTAAGCAAGCCACAAATGATTTCTCAAAGCAAATAGGAGATGGGGCCGGAGGGACTGTATTTTATg GAGAATTACCTGATGGTCGTCGTATTGCGGTTAAGGAGATTCATAACAACCTTGGAGATGATCAATTCAATAATGAGCTCGATACCTTATCATATCTAGCTCATCCAAACCTGGTATCTTTATATGGATGCACTACTTCACAACTTCAAGAACCTATGATAGTATATGAGTATGTTTCCAATGGAACTGTAAATGAGCATCTTCAAGGTCAAAGAGAAACACATGGGAACCTACCGTGGAGCATCAGAATGAATATTGCCGTGGAGACCGCTAGTGCTTTGAAGTATCTTCATGCGTCTAATATTATCCATAGGGATATCAAAACTAGCAATATTCTTCTTGATGATGATCTTCATGTTAAACTAGCAGATTTTGGAATATCACGCATTTTTCCATCGGACCAAAGCCATGCCTTAACCGAACCAAGAGGGACTGTAGGTTATGTTGCTCCTGAATGCGTAGCCCATGAAGACCAAAAGCACTGTGAACTTACTTATAAAAGTGATGTATTCAACTTTGGAGTAGTATTGGTGGAGCTTATAACATCTCTCCCTGCTTATTATGATTTTAGACCTGTGAAAAATCTTCATGAAATGGCTATTACGAGAATCCAAAATGGAACAATGCATGAACTTGTGGACAGTACCCTTGGTTATGGTTCGGATCCCAATGTAGAGAAAATGATAAATCTTGTGATAAAGCTAGCAGGTGAGTGTTTACATGAATCCAGACAGGCAAGGCCTACCATGAATAAAGTGTGGCTAACTTTACAAGAAATTCAGCGTGTGGGTAAGAATGAAATGCAACATGATGACATGAACTTAGAAGGCACTAATGATGAGATTCAGTTGTTAAATCAATTCATGACCACCTAA
- the LOC131594985 gene encoding LEAF RUST 10 DISEASE-RESISTANCE LOCUS RECEPTOR-LIKE PROTEIN KINASE-like 1.2 isoform X1, protein MQLAFSFIIRTFVFLPLFLSVTPDEIDKSCTPFNCGNFINVTYPFWNFNTQPSYCGHPGFKLYCQNGHLTIEIKSQEFRILHLNQTSQLLRISREDFYDLDANHKRYCPKDYINVDVDSHFFNYTANNENYTALYDCGPFPSYLIPEISDVFLCLKEDITQEVYVVRNSKLADFVTMKCKNSITIPGIKYKDSNSTDAVMSFLDKGFEVKWGGVGEDKCHACISSGGICGFKNSKNTCLLHRSLSSKVAAAGTWNLKKRLLVGVISMTLATLVIAIIYIYRRRHSNRDVESDAQSVILTSHPSRLESQRFARNKYFGVQYFTSDDLKQATNDFSKQIGDGAGGTVFYGELPDGRRIAVKEIHNNLGDDQFNNELDTLSYLAHPNLVSLYGCTTSQLQEPMIVYEYVSNGTVNEHLQGQRETHGNLPWSIRMNIAVETASALKYLHASNIIHRDIKTSNILLDDDLHVKLADFGISRIFPSDQSHALTEPRGTVGYVAPECVAHEDQKHCELTYKSDVFNFGVVLVELITSLPAYYDFRPVKNLHEMAITRIQNGTMHELVDSTLGYGSDPNVEKMINLVIKLAGECLHESRQARPTMNKVWLTLQEIQRVGKNEMQHDDMNLEGTNDEIQLLNQFMTT, encoded by the exons ATGCAGCTAGCTTTTTCTTTCATCATCAGGACTTTTGTCTTCCTCCCACTCTTCTTAAGTGTTACTCCAGATGAAATAGACAAATCTTGTACACCTTTTAACTGCGGTAATTTCATTAACGTAACATATCCTTTTTGGAATTTTAACACTCAGCCAAGTTATTGCGGACATCCCGGATTTAAGCTTTATTGCCAAAATGGTCACTTGACCATTGAAATTAAGTCCCAAGAATTCCGTATTCTTCATCTAAACCAAACTTCTCAACTTTTAAGGATTTCTAGAGAAGACTTTTATGATTTAGATGCTAATCATAAAAGATATTGTCCTAAGGATTATATTAATGTGGACGTGGATTCGCATTTTTTCAACTACACTGCCAATAATGAAAACTATACTGCATTATATGACTGTGGCCCTTTTCCTTCATATTTGATTCCTGAAATTTCTGATGTCTTTCTTTGCCTAAAAGAGGACATAACACAGGAAGTATATGTAGTCCGAAATTCTAAATTGGCTGATTTTGTTACTATGAAGTGTAAAAATAGTATCACAATTCCGGGAATAAAATACAAAGATTCCAATTCCACGGATGCCGTGATGAGTTTTTTAGATAAAGGGTTTGAGGTTAAGTGGGGAGGAGTGGGAGAAGATAAATGTCATGCTTGCATAAGTTCAGGTGGAATATGTGGCTTTAAAAACTCAAAAAACACATGTCTCTTACACAGATCCTTGTCATCGAAAG TAGCTGCCGCAGGAACATGGAATTTGAAAAAGAGACTCCTTGTTG GTGTTATTTCTATGACATTGGCCACACTCGTTAttgcaatcatatatatttatAGGCGCCGACACAGTAATCGCGATGTTGAATCAGATGCACAATCTGTGATACTGACTTCTCATCCGTCGAGACTAGAAAGTCAACGATTTGCTAGAAATAAATATTTTGGTGTTCAGTACTTTACATCTGATGATCTTAAGCAAGCCACAAATGATTTCTCAAAGCAAATAGGAGATGGGGCCGGAGGGACTGTATTTTATg GAGAATTACCTGATGGTCGTCGTATTGCGGTTAAGGAGATTCATAACAACCTTGGAGATGATCAATTCAATAATGAGCTCGATACCTTATCATATCTAGCTCATCCAAACCTGGTATCTTTATATGGATGCACTACTTCACAACTTCAAGAACCTATGATAGTATATGAGTATGTTTCCAATGGAACTGTAAATGAGCATCTTCAAGGTCAAAGAGAAACACATGGGAACCTACCGTGGAGCATCAGAATGAATATTGCCGTGGAGACCGCTAGTGCTTTGAAGTATCTTCATGCGTCTAATATTATCCATAGGGATATCAAAACTAGCAATATTCTTCTTGATGATGATCTTCATGTTAAACTAGCAGATTTTGGAATATCACGCATTTTTCCATCGGACCAAAGCCATGCCTTAACCGAACCAAGAGGGACTGTAGGTTATGTTGCTCCTGAATGCGTAGCCCATGAAGACCAAAAGCACTGTGAACTTACTTATAAAAGTGATGTATTCAACTTTGGAGTAGTATTGGTGGAGCTTATAACATCTCTCCCTGCTTATTATGATTTTAGACCTGTGAAAAATCTTCATGAAATGGCTATTACGAGAATCCAAAATGGAACAATGCATGAACTTGTGGACAGTACCCTTGGTTATGGTTCGGATCCCAATGTAGAGAAAATGATAAATCTTGTGATAAAGCTAGCAGGTGAGTGTTTACATGAATCCAGACAGGCAAGGCCTACCATGAATAAAGTGTGGCTAACTTTACAAGAAATTCAGCGTGTGGGTAAGAATGAAATGCAACATGATGACATGAACTTAGAAGGCACTAATGATGAGATTCAGTTGTTAAATCAATTCATGACCACCTAA